The Micromonospora krabiensis genome window below encodes:
- a CDS encoding GH92 family glycosyl hydrolase — MSYALARPLSLRMVAATAAVVLPAAMLVASPPATAAPAAPPGSFRSSFESADPQPAATTVEVDANGKPIQGNLSGSSPTGLPGSLLSRVSAVTASGENPPNETAGTLIDGNPSTKWLTRSQTGWVTYRLTEPAAVVRYALTSANDEPGRDPRDFTLQGSHDGNAWTDLDRQTDQRFAGRLTTNAYRFTNTTAYAYYRLTVTANSGEPLLQLGDWDISDGSDVRPPATPMVSVVGTGPVSGHNMLPRAGFTGVASLRYSGGAEADGRSYATNRLFDVDIPVGPKTRLSYRIFPEFTGQNDTYPSTYTALDLHFTDGTYLSRLAPLDQHGYALTAAGQGASKVLYADQWNAVQSDIGAVANGKTIDRILLAYDIPTATAETRFQGWLDDVTVTGAATAIDGSRLTNYVDTRRGTNSSGSFSRGNNLPISAVPNGFTFFTPVTNATSDSWEYEYQRANNGANLPMLQGLGISHQPSPWMADRNQMSVMAVPAGGPLTGAPSTRALAFSHDDEIARPDLYQVTTQNGLVARMSPADHGGIMQFTFPSGAATGSLVFHNGTFTISTDATITGWVDNGSPLSAGRSRMFVAGTFDRAPTASAAASATFDIATDRQVTLRLATSFISVDQARRNLDLELTGRDFDQIHAAATAAWQDRLGRVEVQGATETQRVTLYSNLYRLNLYPNSQSENTGTAKAPRWQYASPVSPHTGASTPTQTGAKIVDGQIYVNNGFWDTYRTVWPAYSLLYPDVAARIADGFVQQYRDGGWIARWSSPGYADLMTGTSSDVSIAQAYLNGVKLPDPLGAYDAAVKNATVASGRSEVGRKGIETSLFLGYTPTSTGESVSWALEGYINDFGIGNMAAALAKDPATPKSRRKQLKEESEYFLQRARNYVNLFDPKTKLFQGREASGTFLAGDPLDWGGVYTETNGWNFAFTAQQDPRGLANLHGGRQALERKLDEFFATPEKADRPGGYNGIIHEMLEARAVRLGQLGMSNQPSHHIPYMYDVVGAPAKTQALVREIMQRLYVGSELGQGYAGDEDNGEMSAWYILSSLGIYPLQAGSSEWAVGSPQFTRMTVHRSAGDIVVNARDNNTRNVYVQSVKVNGKKHSGVSIDAAALVRGGTIDFEMGPRPSSWGTDADDAPPSLTRGNEAPKPLADTTGPGLGTATADGGRDAAKLFDDSSTTQLTFTTATPQVTWSARAGKQKPTHYTLTSGAAAGDPTDWRLQGSQDGITWTTLDSRTGEKFTWRNQTRPFEIGKPGRFTQFRLVVTKTAGAAQANLAEIELLAGGDLELAGDDVAVTAVDEVHATAGTEVSVPLAMVTGGTASGYRATIDWGDGSPVTTGTLTLNSREVYRVGGSHTYATPGHHQATVTVTDGSSQSVATVGVDVAYVPADGLVAAYDTVCVGDEGTLAADCDAKSWAYSRAALAEAGVTQGQRHQVPGTALHFTLPTVPAGKPDNASGNGRTIALRLPADATSISFIGAGTQGNQDTTGTATFSDGTTASIPIRMSDWTLGGNANGTPAYGNIVVAKAAYRLSGTSRDSAQPFLFATTPYRIPAGKTLVSVTLPTQTGDPGSAGRIHVFAIADDGTPAAALEISTPNDQTATAGQVLAANLGTLTGGVPGPTGHRARVQWGDGTVPADVTIDPSGAMSAQHTYAREGTYTVHVTAWDSVSSSTRTFTVTVAGATLQPTITLSPSGPVAPDGAVTVEGDGFAAGERVTVTLGTSPARTTTVVASPAGTVHASVTTPHNVRAGRYAVTATGASSRTPATATVQVAARSAAHRDPQATMATTSGPRGASITIDGSGFTPDEEITVRLGDGPVLSTVRANGDGVISGVTVSVPVTARAGATSVTVSGTGTTRVDLPFTVTG; from the coding sequence ATGTCGTACGCCCTCGCCCGCCCCCTGTCGCTGCGGATGGTCGCCGCGACAGCCGCGGTGGTGCTGCCGGCCGCGATGCTCGTCGCCAGCCCACCGGCGACCGCCGCGCCCGCCGCCCCGCCCGGCAGTTTCCGCTCCTCGTTCGAGTCGGCCGATCCGCAGCCCGCCGCGACCACCGTCGAGGTGGACGCGAACGGCAAGCCGATCCAGGGGAACCTCAGTGGTTCGAGCCCCACCGGGCTGCCCGGCAGCCTGCTCAGCCGGGTCAGCGCGGTGACCGCGAGCGGCGAGAACCCCCCGAACGAGACCGCCGGAACCCTCATCGACGGCAATCCCTCGACCAAGTGGTTGACGCGCAGCCAGACCGGCTGGGTGACCTACCGGCTCACCGAGCCGGCCGCGGTCGTGCGGTACGCGCTCACCTCCGCCAACGACGAGCCGGGCCGGGACCCCAGGGACTTCACCCTGCAGGGGTCGCACGACGGCAACGCGTGGACCGACCTGGATCGGCAGACCGACCAGCGCTTCGCCGGCCGGCTGACCACGAACGCCTACCGGTTCACCAACACCACCGCCTACGCCTACTACCGGCTGACCGTCACCGCCAACTCCGGTGAGCCCCTCCTGCAGCTCGGTGACTGGGACATCAGCGACGGCTCGGACGTCAGGCCGCCGGCCACGCCGATGGTCAGCGTGGTGGGCACCGGCCCGGTCAGCGGTCACAACATGCTGCCCCGCGCGGGCTTCACCGGCGTCGCCTCCCTGCGGTACTCCGGCGGCGCCGAGGCCGACGGCCGCTCGTACGCGACCAACCGGCTGTTCGACGTGGACATCCCGGTCGGGCCGAAGACCCGGCTGTCGTACCGGATCTTCCCGGAGTTCACCGGGCAGAACGACACGTACCCGTCCACGTACACGGCGCTCGACCTGCACTTCACCGACGGCACCTACCTGAGCCGCCTCGCGCCGCTGGACCAGCACGGCTACGCGCTCACCGCGGCCGGGCAGGGCGCGTCGAAGGTGCTCTACGCCGACCAGTGGAACGCGGTGCAGTCCGACATCGGGGCCGTCGCGAACGGCAAGACGATCGACCGCATTCTGCTCGCGTACGACATCCCCACCGCGACCGCCGAGACCCGCTTCCAGGGGTGGCTCGACGACGTCACCGTCACCGGGGCGGCCACGGCGATCGACGGTTCCCGGCTGACGAACTACGTCGACACCCGCCGCGGCACCAACTCGTCGGGCTCGTTCTCGCGCGGCAACAACCTGCCGATCTCCGCCGTGCCGAACGGCTTCACGTTCTTCACGCCGGTCACCAACGCCACCTCGGACTCCTGGGAGTACGAGTACCAGCGGGCCAACAACGGCGCCAACCTGCCCATGCTCCAGGGGCTCGGCATCTCGCACCAGCCCAGCCCGTGGATGGCCGACCGCAACCAGATGTCGGTGATGGCGGTGCCGGCGGGCGGCCCGCTCACCGGGGCGCCCAGCACCCGCGCCCTCGCCTTCAGCCACGACGACGAGATCGCGCGGCCGGACCTCTACCAGGTGACGACGCAGAACGGCCTGGTCGCCCGGATGTCCCCGGCCGACCACGGCGGGATCATGCAGTTCACCTTCCCGTCCGGGGCGGCCACCGGAAGCCTGGTCTTCCACAACGGCACGTTCACCATCAGCACCGACGCCACGATCACCGGCTGGGTCGACAACGGAAGCCCGCTCTCCGCCGGGCGTAGCCGGATGTTCGTCGCCGGCACCTTCGACCGCGCCCCGACGGCGTCCGCCGCCGCGTCCGCGACCTTCGACATCGCCACCGACCGTCAGGTCACCCTGCGCCTCGCGACGTCGTTCATCTCGGTGGACCAGGCCCGGCGCAACCTCGACCTGGAGCTGACCGGCCGCGACTTCGACCAGATCCACGCCGCGGCCACCGCCGCCTGGCAGGACCGGCTGGGCCGGGTCGAGGTCCAGGGCGCGACCGAGACGCAGCGGGTGACGCTGTACTCGAACCTGTACCGGCTGAACCTGTACCCGAACTCGCAGTCCGAGAACACCGGCACCGCGAAGGCGCCGCGCTGGCAGTACGCGAGCCCGGTGTCGCCGCACACCGGCGCGTCGACCCCCACCCAGACCGGCGCGAAGATCGTCGACGGGCAGATCTACGTCAACAACGGGTTCTGGGACACCTACCGCACCGTGTGGCCGGCGTACTCGCTGCTCTACCCGGATGTCGCCGCCCGCATCGCCGACGGCTTCGTGCAGCAGTACCGCGACGGCGGGTGGATCGCCCGCTGGTCGTCGCCCGGCTACGCCGACCTGATGACCGGCACCAGCTCCGACGTCTCCATCGCGCAGGCGTACCTCAACGGCGTCAAGCTGCCCGACCCGCTCGGCGCGTACGACGCGGCGGTCAAGAACGCCACCGTGGCGTCCGGCCGCAGCGAGGTCGGCCGCAAGGGCATCGAGACCTCGCTGTTCCTCGGCTACACACCCACCTCCACGGGTGAGTCGGTGTCGTGGGCGCTGGAGGGCTACATCAACGACTTCGGCATCGGTAACATGGCCGCGGCCCTCGCCAAGGACCCGGCCACCCCGAAGTCGCGGCGGAAGCAGCTCAAGGAGGAGTCGGAGTACTTCCTCCAGCGGGCCCGCAACTACGTGAACCTCTTCGACCCGAAGACGAAGCTCTTCCAGGGCCGCGAGGCGTCCGGTACCTTCCTCGCCGGCGACCCGCTGGACTGGGGCGGCGTCTACACCGAGACCAACGGGTGGAACTTCGCCTTCACCGCCCAGCAGGACCCGCGTGGGCTGGCCAACCTGCACGGCGGACGTCAGGCGCTGGAGCGCAAGCTCGACGAGTTCTTCGCCACCCCGGAGAAGGCCGACCGTCCGGGCGGCTACAACGGCATCATCCACGAGATGCTGGAGGCGCGGGCGGTGCGCCTGGGCCAGCTCGGCATGAGCAACCAGCCCTCGCACCACATCCCCTACATGTACGACGTGGTCGGCGCGCCGGCCAAGACCCAGGCTCTGGTCCGCGAGATCATGCAGCGGCTCTACGTGGGCAGCGAGCTCGGTCAGGGCTACGCGGGTGACGAGGACAACGGCGAGATGTCCGCCTGGTACATCCTCAGCTCGCTGGGCATCTACCCGCTGCAGGCCGGTTCGTCCGAGTGGGCCGTCGGCTCGCCGCAGTTCACCCGGATGACCGTCCACCGCAGTGCCGGCGACATCGTCGTCAACGCGCGGGACAACAACACCCGCAACGTCTACGTGCAGAGCGTCAAGGTCAACGGGAAGAAGCACAGCGGCGTGTCCATCGACGCGGCGGCCCTCGTCCGCGGCGGCACCATCGACTTCGAGATGGGTCCCCGTCCGTCGTCCTGGGGCACCGACGCCGACGACGCCCCGCCGTCCCTGACCCGGGGCAACGAGGCGCCGAAGCCGCTCGCGGACACCACCGGTCCGGGCCTCGGCACCGCCACCGCCGACGGCGGCCGGGACGCCGCCAAGCTGTTCGACGACTCGTCCACCACGCAGCTGACCTTCACCACCGCGACGCCGCAGGTGACCTGGTCGGCCCGGGCTGGCAAGCAGAAGCCGACCCACTACACCCTCACCTCCGGCGCCGCCGCGGGCGACCCGACGGACTGGCGGCTGCAGGGCTCCCAGGACGGCATCACCTGGACCACGCTCGACTCCCGCACGGGGGAGAAGTTCACCTGGCGCAACCAGACCCGTCCCTTCGAGATCGGCAAGCCGGGACGGTTCACCCAGTTCCGCCTCGTGGTGACGAAGACGGCCGGCGCGGCTCAGGCGAACCTCGCCGAGATCGAGTTGCTCGCCGGCGGTGACCTGGAGCTCGCGGGTGACGACGTCGCGGTGACCGCCGTCGACGAGGTGCACGCCACCGCGGGCACCGAGGTGTCGGTGCCGCTGGCCATGGTCACCGGGGGCACCGCCTCCGGCTACCGGGCGACGATCGACTGGGGCGACGGCTCGCCGGTGACCACCGGCACGCTGACGCTGAACTCCCGGGAGGTCTACCGCGTCGGCGGCTCGCACACGTACGCCACCCCGGGCCACCACCAGGCCACGGTCACCGTGACCGACGGCAGCAGCCAGAGCGTGGCGACGGTCGGCGTCGACGTGGCCTACGTGCCCGCCGACGGGCTCGTCGCGGCGTACGACACGGTCTGCGTCGGTGACGAGGGCACCCTCGCCGCCGACTGCGACGCCAAGTCGTGGGCGTACTCGCGGGCCGCCCTCGCGGAGGCCGGGGTGACCCAGGGCCAGCGGCACCAGGTCCCCGGGACCGCGCTGCACTTCACGCTGCCCACGGTCCCGGCCGGAAAGCCGGACAACGCGAGTGGCAACGGGCGGACCATCGCCCTGCGTCTGCCCGCCGACGCCACCAGCATCTCGTTCATCGGCGCCGGTACGCAGGGCAACCAGGACACCACCGGCACCGCGACGTTCAGCGACGGCACCACCGCCAGCATCCCGATCCGCATGAGCGACTGGACGCTGGGCGGCAACGCCAACGGCACCCCCGCCTACGGCAACATCGTCGTCGCGAAGGCCGCGTACCGGCTGAGCGGCACGAGCCGGGACAGCGCCCAGCCGTTCCTGTTCGCCACCACGCCGTACCGGATCCCGGCGGGTAAGACGCTCGTCTCGGTGACCCTGCCGACCCAGACCGGGGACCCCGGTTCGGCGGGCCGCATCCATGTGTTCGCCATCGCCGACGACGGCACGCCGGCCGCCGCGCTCGAGATCAGCACCCCGAACGACCAGACGGCCACGGCCGGCCAGGTCCTCGCGGCGAATCTCGGCACGCTGACCGGCGGGGTGCCCGGCCCGACGGGCCACCGGGCGCGGGTGCAGTGGGGTGACGGCACGGTGCCGGCCGACGTGACCATCGACCCGTCCGGGGCGATGAGCGCGCAGCACACGTACGCGCGGGAGGGCACGTACACCGTCCACGTCACCGCGTGGGACTCGGTGTCGAGCAGCACGAGGACGTTCACCGTGACCGTGGCGGGAGCGACGCTCCAGCCGACGATCACGCTGTCCCCGTCCGGTCCCGTCGCGCCCGACGGCGCGGTCACGGTCGAGGGCGACGGCTTCGCGGCCGGTGAGCGGGTGACGGTCACCCTCGGCACCAGCCCGGCGCGGACCACGACGGTCGTGGCCTCGCCGGCGGGCACCGTGCACGCCTCGGTGACGACGCCGCACAACGTCCGGGCGGGCCGGTACGCGGTGACGGCCACCGGAGCGTCGTCGCGCACCCCGGCCACGGCCACCGTCCAGGTGGCGGCACGGTCGGCGGCGCACCGGGATCCGCAGGCGACGATGGCGACCACGTCCGGACCGCGGGGCGCGTCGATCACGATCGACGGCTCCGGGTTCACGCCGGACGAGGAGATCACGGTCCGCCTCGGTGACGGGCCCGTCCTCAGCACGGTCCGGGCCAACGGTGACGGCGTCATCAGCGGCGTGACCGTCAGCGTGCCCGTGACGGCGCGGGCCGGCGCGACCAGCGTCACGGTGTCGGGCACCGGCACGACGCGGGTCGACCTGCCCTTCACCGTCACCGGCTGA
- a CDS encoding chitosanase: protein MARTRTTAYVVGALFVGTAALGYGLPSASAATAGPITGLGGRCVDVAGANPANGTAVQLYDCNGTTAQTWTVGNTDGSVRALGKCLDVTAAATADGAKVQLYDCNNTGAQKWTASNGALVNTGSGKCLDVTDRTSANGTRLQIWSCTGATNQRWTLPGTGTPPPTTPPGANLDDPAKKDVAMQLVSAAENSSLDWRAQFSYIEDIGDGRGYTAGIIGFCSGTGDMLELVEAYTRTKPGNVLAPYLPALRAVNGTDSHAGLDPNYPRDWRAAATDPVFRAAQEAERDRVYFNPSVRDGKADRVRALGQFVYYDAAVMHGYEGMRAIRSRALARATPPAQGGDERAWLHAFLDERVIEMRREAAHSDTSRIDTAQRVFLNNGNLDLNTPLVFAVYGDQYRIG, encoded by the coding sequence ATGGCCCGCACGAGGACGACCGCGTACGTCGTGGGCGCGCTGTTCGTCGGCACCGCCGCGCTCGGCTACGGCCTTCCGTCGGCCAGCGCCGCGACCGCCGGCCCGATCACCGGACTCGGCGGCAGGTGCGTCGACGTCGCCGGCGCCAACCCGGCCAACGGGACCGCGGTGCAGCTCTACGACTGCAACGGCACCACGGCCCAGACCTGGACGGTCGGCAACACCGACGGTTCGGTCCGGGCCCTCGGCAAGTGTCTCGACGTGACGGCCGCGGCCACCGCCGACGGCGCCAAGGTGCAGCTGTACGACTGCAACAACACCGGCGCCCAGAAGTGGACCGCCAGCAACGGCGCCCTGGTCAACACCGGCTCCGGCAAGTGCCTCGACGTCACGGACCGGACCAGCGCCAACGGCACCCGGCTGCAGATCTGGAGCTGCACCGGCGCCACCAACCAGCGGTGGACCCTACCCGGCACCGGCACCCCGCCGCCCACCACCCCGCCGGGGGCCAACCTGGACGACCCGGCGAAGAAGGACGTCGCGATGCAACTGGTCTCGGCGGCCGAGAACTCCTCGCTCGACTGGCGCGCGCAGTTCTCCTACATCGAGGACATCGGCGACGGCCGGGGCTACACGGCCGGCATCATCGGCTTCTGCTCGGGCACCGGCGACATGCTGGAGCTGGTCGAGGCGTACACGCGGACCAAGCCGGGCAACGTGCTGGCCCCGTACCTGCCGGCGTTGCGCGCGGTCAACGGCACCGACTCGCACGCCGGCCTCGACCCCAACTACCCCCGCGACTGGCGGGCCGCCGCCACCGACCCGGTTTTCCGGGCCGCCCAGGAGGCCGAGCGGGACCGGGTGTACTTCAACCCGTCGGTGCGGGACGGCAAGGCCGACCGGGTCCGGGCCCTCGGCCAGTTCGTCTACTACGACGCGGCCGTCATGCACGGGTACGAGGGCATGCGGGCGATCCGCAGCCGCGCCCTGGCCCGGGCCACCCCGCCGGCCCAGGGCGGCGACGAGCGGGCCTGGCTGCACGCCTTCCTCGACGAGCGGGTGATCGAGATGCGCAGGGAGGCGGCCCACTCGGACACCTCCCGGATCGACACCGCCCAGCGGGTGTTCCTCAACAACGGCAACCTCGACCTGAACACGCCCCTGGTGTTCGCCGTCTACGGCGACCAGTACCGCATCGGCTAG
- a CDS encoding DUF4034 domain-containing protein: MEEIIMWPFKKRRQPETPGLVIDPAYGDPQARAFIDALDARDWRTARDILVATPDPDSRAFLMEAVQAATDLQDWIQDWVDAEPDSTLPVLVRGCHAVHWAWEARGGKRAQYTSQDQFREFARRLRIAENSLDEVVDRDPDDVTAWTWLVTSSRGRQLDPEEARARFDEVTKRHPGHVVAAEQRLQYLCPKWFGDEKQMFAFAREVTASAPDGSLLPELVAVAHVEKWLDMPRGEDDDYIQSEEVRAELLAAAEKSIFHPTFRPAYGFVPRASVFALALELAHEFEAAARVFELLGDRVSQWPWVYVGDPVEAFVRSRDWVHEHVS, encoded by the coding sequence GTGGAGGAGATCATCATGTGGCCGTTCAAGAAGCGCCGGCAGCCGGAGACGCCCGGGCTCGTCATCGACCCGGCGTACGGCGACCCGCAGGCGCGGGCGTTCATCGACGCGCTGGACGCGCGGGACTGGCGCACGGCACGGGACATCCTTGTCGCCACGCCCGACCCGGACAGCCGCGCCTTCCTGATGGAGGCCGTGCAGGCCGCGACCGACCTCCAGGACTGGATCCAGGACTGGGTGGACGCCGAACCGGACTCGACGCTCCCGGTGCTGGTCCGCGGCTGCCACGCCGTCCACTGGGCCTGGGAGGCACGCGGCGGCAAGCGCGCCCAGTACACGAGCCAGGACCAGTTCCGGGAGTTCGCCCGCCGGCTGCGCATCGCGGAGAACTCGCTGGACGAGGTCGTCGACCGTGACCCGGACGACGTGACCGCCTGGACCTGGCTGGTCACCTCCTCCCGCGGCCGCCAGCTCGACCCCGAGGAGGCCCGCGCCCGCTTCGACGAGGTGACGAAGCGCCACCCGGGCCACGTCGTCGCGGCCGAGCAGCGGCTGCAGTACCTGTGCCCGAAGTGGTTCGGCGACGAGAAGCAGATGTTCGCGTTCGCCCGGGAGGTCACCGCGTCCGCGCCGGACGGCAGCCTGCTGCCCGAGCTGGTGGCCGTCGCGCACGTCGAGAAGTGGCTGGACATGCCGCGGGGCGAGGACGACGACTACATCCAGTCCGAGGAGGTACGGGCCGAGCTGCTCGCCGCCGCCGAGAAATCGATCTTCCACCCCACCTTCCGGCCGGCGTACGGCTTCGTCCCGCGGGCGAGCGTGTTCGCTCTCGCCCTGGAGCTGGCGCACGAGTTCGAGGCGGCGGCACGGGTGTTCGAACTTCTCGGCGACCGCGTCAGCCAGTGGCCCTGGGTCTACGTCGGCGACCCGGTCGAGGCCTTCGTCCGCTCCCGCGACTGGGTCCACGAGCACGTCTCCTGA
- a CDS encoding RrF2 family transcriptional regulator: MSASFLRAILLDLRRAGLLQSLRGAEGGYHLTRGPDRITVGDVLRAVAGTITTIRGLSVDAATYHGVATGLGDVWRSVNRAVEDIVDHATLADLLAARHEQPTSLTSDIAPTRAEGGWVSHEE; encoded by the coding sequence ATCTCCGCCTCGTTCCTGCGTGCCATCCTGCTCGACCTGCGGCGGGCCGGCCTGCTGCAGAGCCTCCGCGGCGCCGAGGGGGGCTATCACCTGACGCGGGGACCGGATCGGATCACCGTGGGCGACGTGCTCCGCGCCGTCGCCGGGACGATCACCACGATCCGCGGTCTCTCCGTCGACGCCGCGACCTACCACGGTGTCGCCACCGGACTCGGTGACGTCTGGCGGTCCGTCAACCGGGCCGTCGAGGACATCGTCGACCACGCCACACTCGCCGACCTGCTCGCGGCCCGCCACGAGCAGCCGACGTCTCTCACCAGTGACATTGCGCCGACGCGCGCCGAAGGAGGATGGGTTTCCCATGAAGAATAG
- a CDS encoding sulfate ABC transporter substrate-binding protein, with protein sequence MKNRSTVAVALALVAALALSACGGGSAAGGSTTLSIVGYAVPEAANKAIAAQWNKTDAGKGVRFQTSYGASGDQSRAVVSGLKADYVHFSVTSDVTRLVDAGLVDASWDDGPNKGIVSSSVVVLAVRKGNPKNIQGWDDLIKPGIGIVTPNPASSGAARWNALAAWGHIAANGGTDAQAEEYLTKLFANVVALPNSGRDATTAFLGGTGDVLLAYENETILARQNGEDLDWVLPATTILIENPGAVLKNASPKAKEWLDFVLGPQGQRQFALTGFRPIIDGVDTTGVKGAIDPDKPFPAPQKLLTVEKDFESWSALSKKFFDEKDGVVTKVIAASGKAK encoded by the coding sequence ATGAAGAATAGGAGCACGGTCGCCGTCGCTCTCGCGCTCGTGGCCGCGCTGGCACTGTCCGCCTGCGGCGGCGGGTCGGCGGCGGGCGGTTCGACGACGCTGAGCATCGTCGGCTACGCGGTGCCCGAGGCGGCCAACAAGGCGATCGCCGCACAGTGGAACAAGACCGACGCGGGCAAGGGCGTCCGCTTCCAGACCTCGTACGGCGCCTCGGGCGACCAGAGCCGCGCGGTGGTCTCCGGCCTCAAGGCCGACTACGTGCACTTCTCCGTCACCAGCGACGTGACACGTCTGGTCGACGCGGGGCTCGTCGACGCGAGCTGGGACGACGGCCCGAACAAGGGGATCGTCTCGTCGTCGGTGGTCGTGCTCGCCGTCCGCAAGGGAAACCCGAAGAACATCCAGGGCTGGGACGACCTGATCAAGCCGGGCATCGGCATCGTCACGCCCAATCCGGCCTCGTCCGGTGCCGCCCGCTGGAACGCCCTCGCCGCCTGGGGGCACATCGCGGCCAACGGCGGCACCGACGCGCAGGCCGAGGAGTACCTGACGAAGCTCTTCGCGAACGTCGTGGCGCTGCCCAACAGCGGCCGGGACGCCACGACGGCCTTCCTCGGCGGCACCGGTGACGTCCTGCTCGCGTACGAGAACGAGACGATCCTGGCCCGCCAGAACGGTGAGGACCTCGACTGGGTCCTGCCCGCCACGACCATCCTCATCGAGAACCCGGGTGCGGTGCTCAAGAACGCCAGCCCGAAGGCGAAGGAGTGGCTCGACTTCGTCCTCGGCCCGCAGGGTCAGCGCCAGTTCGCGCTGACCGGCTTCCGCCCCATCATCGACGGCGTCGACACCACCGGTGTGAAGGGCGCCATCGACCCGGACAAGCCGTTCCCGGCGCCGCAGAAGCTGCTCACCGTGGAGAAGGACTTCGAGAGCTGGTCGGCGCTGTCCAAGAAGTTCTTCGACGAGAAGGACGGCGTCGTCACCAAGGTCATCGCCGCCTCCGGGAAGGCGAAGTGA